A single window of Microscilla marina ATCC 23134 DNA harbors:
- a CDS encoding DUF2306 domain-containing protein, whose amino-acid sequence MAIENKVQLWGFRLGWLMIVFWSIVVFLNVLDYFSFRTDVEFLLWKGNLVQNLTWMASFYVHITSSIICLVTGPFQFVPRLRHRYPKLHRKVGKAYVFTILFLAAPSGLYMAFFANGGFWAQLAFFILAWLWFITTFLALQTAIKRDFVAHRKWMVRSYALVFSAVTLRLYMPLLTYGIGQFGLPTMDPELAVVVTSWINWVPNLLIAELLLRLAPKSL is encoded by the coding sequence ATGGCCATAGAAAATAAAGTACAACTTTGGGGTTTTCGCTTAGGGTGGTTAATGATTGTATTCTGGAGCATTGTGGTATTTTTGAATGTACTCGATTACTTTTCCTTTCGTACCGATGTAGAGTTTTTGCTTTGGAAGGGAAACCTGGTTCAAAACCTTACCTGGATGGCGTCTTTTTACGTACACATTACCTCTAGCATTATCTGTTTGGTTACTGGTCCTTTTCAGTTTGTACCCAGGTTGCGTCATCGTTACCCAAAACTTCACCGAAAGGTAGGCAAAGCGTATGTTTTTACTATCTTGTTTTTGGCTGCCCCCAGTGGTTTATATATGGCATTTTTTGCCAATGGAGGTTTTTGGGCACAATTGGCCTTTTTTATACTAGCATGGTTGTGGTTTATTACTACTTTTTTGGCCTTACAAACCGCTATTAAACGCGACTTTGTGGCACATCGCAAGTGGATGGTGCGAAGTTATGCATTGGTGTTTTCTGCAGTGACACTAAGGCTGTACATGCCTTTGCTCACCTATGGCATAGGGCAGTTTGGCTTGCCCACTATGGACCCAGAACTGGCGGTGGTGGTCACCTCCTGGATTAATTGGGTGCCTAATTTATTGATAGCCGAGTTGTTGTTGAGGTTAGCGCCTAAAAGTCTCTAA
- a CDS encoding response regulator: MNKSTVLLVDDDEITNFLCKKMLTELGFQSVESATNGQEAIKCLQHTCPDFIFLDIKMPVMDGFEFLEELKILALCQHTKIIMLTSSSREKEIKQASAYSNVIDFVVKPLTKQKASHIFKHII; encoded by the coding sequence ATGAATAAATCAACGGTTTTATTGGTAGACGACGACGAAATCACTAATTTTTTATGTAAAAAGATGCTCACAGAGCTTGGTTTTCAATCTGTTGAGTCAGCCACTAATGGTCAGGAGGCCATCAAATGCCTCCAACATACCTGCCCTGACTTTATATTTTTAGATATAAAAATGCCTGTAATGGATGGGTTTGAATTTTTAGAAGAATTAAAAATATTGGCATTATGCCAGCACACTAAAATAATCATGCTTACTTCTTCATCTCGTGAAAAAGAAATAAAACAAGCTTCGGCATATTCCAATGTTATAGATTTTGTAGTAAAACCACTCACTAAACAAAAAGCCAGTCATATATTTAAGCACATTATATAA
- a CDS encoding PAS domain S-box protein, with protein MKNTPLHTSFSQNTPVQSTPIFWEATIAPLSLKYVSQSVITLLPQLTSKKLTNFWECIHPEDLQFVQQYYEQATQKGGVQTIQYRVCPANQPPIWVKDVFELRPGQSTSPKLFGLISQEKQHNSAHEILKKREQAIKDIVNHSAHKKGQAYFNQIAQSLCQVIAADFVVIGKNIPQDQKIQTITISTTNQLIPNFCYVLQGTPCANVTGQSTCVYPQNVAELFPEDKMLTEMSVEGYLGTPIFDSEGKSLGIIIALYKQAIDNASYTSSLFELFATRIGAEMNRIQSEVKLKESEQRFRQYFKEDKAVKLLIHPDTSKIVDANQAAEAFYGYSYDELVQLKISDLNLLDQKGVVKSLQQAKHQQKNKFQFKHLTKTGLVKHVEAYSNPLYIDNTNYLLATVHDITENVQNKLELIKEKQFVDSIIQYAAEGISVFHQTSQYPYIRFTVWNQQMEKITGYTLKEINTLGWYQTILPDATHTHISGSVRMEQLMKGHNLSNESWIIEQKGGAQRVISISTNIINKADGTHIMAIMQDISEQKQAQKSLMDRQAHMQLLYQITSNASEEIDLQLQNALKLTTTFFNAETGMVSSVNQENFIVLNSYSTQDQMPAGTVIPLADTLCKVTLGKDDVLMVANTQDKKWATIKPKNSQVLSYIGTVIHVFGKKYGSLCITSTQAHTGYPSVAGEFINLLARWIGNLIEKQIKEKDLRESEERYRSLTESAPIGIVLHAKGKIIYANPFSKQTLEASHQDQLLNLPIQNILHPDSLQVASERIKELYAKKGSYVPPVEEKIVTLKNNIKYCLISGISIEYKGQPAICNVFADISDRKKVEKELLRKKNQLEKVNKELEELTYVASHDLKAPLANLQGLMMLIEEAQGIKEDNLDVFERMQLSVVRMQNTLNNLNEVIALKQEMGMQKESIGFEALFANVKASLETQIVEAKASITTDFSAAPSVEYPLFHLKSIMQNLLTNAIKYRDAHRPLSIRIRTTMHNGQVCLMVKDNGLGIDLSKSKDKLFGLFKRLHVHVEGKGIGLYILKSIVESHRGFIEVTSKLNQGTTFKIYLGNE; from the coding sequence ATGAAAAATACCCCCCTACATACGTCTTTCTCTCAAAATACACCTGTCCAAAGTACACCCATTTTTTGGGAGGCTACTATTGCTCCCTTAAGCCTCAAATATGTCAGTCAGTCGGTCATTACCTTATTACCACAACTTACTTCAAAAAAACTCACAAACTTTTGGGAATGTATACACCCGGAAGACCTGCAGTTTGTACAACAATACTATGAGCAAGCTACGCAGAAAGGGGGCGTTCAAACAATTCAGTACAGGGTTTGCCCAGCCAACCAACCTCCCATCTGGGTTAAAGATGTGTTTGAACTACGCCCTGGCCAAAGCACCTCCCCCAAATTGTTTGGATTAATCAGCCAAGAAAAGCAACACAATAGTGCTCATGAGATTTTAAAAAAACGAGAACAAGCCATCAAAGACATTGTCAATCATTCGGCACATAAAAAAGGGCAGGCGTACTTCAACCAAATTGCCCAAAGCCTTTGCCAGGTAATAGCAGCTGATTTTGTAGTAATTGGAAAAAACATACCACAAGACCAGAAAATACAAACAATCACAATTAGTACTACCAATCAACTAATTCCTAACTTTTGTTATGTTTTGCAAGGTACCCCTTGTGCCAATGTAACCGGACAAAGCACTTGTGTATACCCACAAAATGTAGCAGAACTATTTCCTGAAGATAAAATGCTGACAGAAATGAGCGTAGAGGGCTATCTGGGAACTCCTATTTTTGACTCTGAGGGCAAAAGTCTGGGTATTATCATTGCCTTGTACAAACAAGCGATTGACAATGCTTCTTATACATCCTCTTTGTTTGAATTATTTGCCACGCGCATTGGTGCCGAAATGAACCGAATACAATCAGAGGTAAAACTTAAGGAAAGTGAACAACGTTTTCGTCAATATTTTAAAGAAGATAAAGCCGTTAAGCTTTTAATTCACCCTGATACCAGCAAAATTGTAGATGCTAACCAGGCAGCCGAAGCATTTTATGGCTATAGTTACGACGAACTTGTACAACTAAAAATCTCTGACTTGAACCTACTGGATCAAAAAGGAGTAGTAAAATCATTGCAACAAGCCAAACACCAACAAAAAAACAAGTTCCAATTTAAGCACCTCACCAAAACAGGGCTTGTCAAACATGTAGAAGCCTACTCTAATCCGCTGTACATTGATAATACGAATTACTTGCTTGCTACTGTGCATGACATTACCGAGAATGTGCAAAATAAACTAGAATTGATCAAAGAAAAACAGTTTGTAGACTCTATCATACAATATGCTGCTGAAGGTATCTCTGTATTTCATCAAACCAGTCAATATCCTTATATAAGATTTACAGTGTGGAATCAGCAAATGGAAAAAATAACCGGATACACGCTAAAGGAAATCAATACTTTGGGTTGGTACCAAACTATCTTGCCTGACGCTACCCATACTCACATAAGTGGAAGTGTAAGAATGGAGCAACTAATGAAGGGCCATAACCTTAGCAATGAGTCTTGGATAATAGAACAAAAAGGCGGGGCGCAAAGGGTTATCTCTATATCCACTAATATCATCAATAAAGCAGATGGAACCCACATCATGGCTATTATGCAAGACATTAGTGAGCAAAAACAAGCACAGAAATCTCTGATGGATCGCCAGGCGCACATGCAACTTCTCTATCAAATTACCAGCAATGCCTCTGAGGAAATAGATTTACAGCTACAAAATGCGCTCAAGCTTACCACTACATTTTTTAATGCTGAAACTGGAATGGTAAGCTCAGTCAACCAAGAAAATTTCATAGTACTCAATAGTTACAGCACCCAAGATCAAATGCCAGCAGGTACGGTTATTCCTTTAGCAGATACGTTGTGTAAAGTCACCCTAGGCAAAGATGATGTATTAATGGTTGCCAATACTCAAGATAAAAAATGGGCGACTATAAAACCTAAAAACAGCCAGGTTTTGTCATACATAGGCACAGTTATTCACGTATTTGGCAAAAAATACGGATCACTATGTATTACCAGCACTCAGGCTCATACAGGTTACCCAAGTGTAGCTGGAGAGTTTATCAACCTATTGGCACGCTGGATAGGAAACCTCATAGAAAAGCAAATCAAGGAAAAAGATTTACGAGAAAGCGAAGAGCGTTACCGCTCGCTTACCGAATCGGCTCCCATAGGCATTGTACTACATGCAAAAGGTAAAATTATTTATGCTAATCCATTCAGTAAACAAACCCTTGAAGCCAGTCACCAAGACCAACTATTGAACTTACCTATCCAAAATATTTTGCACCCTGACTCGCTGCAGGTGGCTTCGGAGAGAATAAAAGAGTTGTACGCTAAAAAAGGGAGCTATGTACCACCAGTAGAGGAGAAAATAGTTACCCTCAAAAATAATATCAAATACTGCCTTATTTCAGGTATTTCTATCGAGTATAAAGGGCAACCAGCTATATGCAATGTATTTGCCGACATTAGTGATAGAAAAAAGGTAGAAAAGGAACTACTCCGAAAGAAAAATCAATTGGAAAAAGTGAACAAAGAGCTGGAAGAGCTCACCTATGTAGCTTCGCATGATCTAAAGGCTCCTTTGGCAAACCTACAGGGATTAATGATGCTCATAGAGGAAGCTCAAGGAATAAAGGAAGACAACCTTGATGTTTTCGAGAGGATGCAGTTATCAGTCGTGCGTATGCAAAACACCCTCAATAACCTTAATGAAGTAATTGCGCTTAAACAGGAAATGGGTATGCAAAAAGAGTCTATTGGCTTTGAAGCACTATTTGCCAACGTTAAAGCCAGCCTAGAAACCCAAATTGTGGAAGCAAAAGCCTCTATTACCACTGATTTTTCTGCCGCTCCGTCGGTAGAGTACCCTTTATTTCATCTCAAAAGTATTATGCAAAACTTACTAACCAATGCCATTAAATACCGCGATGCTCATCGTCCACTTTCTATTAGAATACGTACAACTATGCATAATGGGCAAGTATGTCTCATGGTAAAAGACAACGGTTTAGGCATAGATTTAAGCAAATCGAAAGACAAACTATTTGGACTATTCAAACGTTTACATGTCCACGTTGAAGGAAAAGGTATAGGTTTATACATACTAAAATCCATCGTTGAATCCCATCGTGGATTCATAGAAGTAACAAGTAAATTGAATCAAGGAACCACATTCAAAATTTATCTGGGAAATGAATAA
- a CDS encoding type 1 glutamine amidotransferase domain-containing protein: MKKLLFVLTSHDELGNTGEKTGFWIEEFASPYYLLQDKGFTIDVASPKGGQVPVDPKSASADFMTPATERYNNDAATQEVLSKTLKLADINQDGYDAVFYPGGHGPLWDLAEDKDSIALIEKFYQNNKPVAAVCHAPAVFKHTKAADGSPLVKGKQVTGFTNSEEDAVQLTDVVPFLVENMLKENGGVYSKAEDWSPYAITDGLLITGQNPASSELVAEKLLEVLN, translated from the coding sequence ATGAAAAAGTTGTTATTTGTACTTACAAGCCACGACGAACTAGGGAATACTGGAGAGAAAACCGGATTTTGGATAGAAGAATTTGCCAGCCCTTATTATTTGTTGCAAGATAAAGGTTTTACGATTGATGTAGCTTCACCAAAAGGAGGACAAGTCCCTGTTGATCCTAAGAGCGCCTCGGCAGATTTTATGACGCCTGCTACTGAACGTTATAATAACGATGCAGCTACCCAAGAGGTATTAAGCAAAACCCTGAAGTTGGCAGACATCAATCAAGATGGATACGATGCCGTATTTTACCCTGGTGGGCATGGTCCTTTATGGGACTTGGCAGAAGATAAGGATTCTATTGCGTTGATTGAAAAGTTTTACCAGAACAATAAACCCGTCGCAGCTGTTTGTCACGCCCCAGCGGTGTTCAAACACACCAAAGCAGCCGATGGAAGTCCCTTGGTAAAAGGCAAGCAAGTAACGGGCTTTACCAATTCAGAAGAAGATGCAGTACAACTCACCGATGTGGTACCGTTTCTGGTAGAAAACATGCTCAAAGAAAATGGAGGAGTTTACTCTAAAGCGGAAGATTGGAGCCCTTATGCAATCACTGACGGTTTGTTGATTACAGGGCAAAACCCGGCTTCTTCGGAGTTGGTGGCAGAGAAACTACTAGAAGTTTTGAACTAA
- a CDS encoding DoxX family protein, translated as MKTVLLIARILLGVFITYGGINHFLNPALYAPFIPDFLPEALVNYGSGILEIILGVGLFVPGYKQWAAFGIFLLMIAFLPLHVIDVFAANPAVGSKSAAYIRLPVQFVFIAWAWWVWKDTKK; from the coding sequence ATGAAAACAGTATTACTCATTGCGCGAATTTTACTAGGCGTATTCATTACCTATGGTGGGATTAATCACTTCTTAAACCCTGCCCTGTATGCTCCTTTCATTCCTGATTTTTTGCCCGAAGCATTGGTAAACTACGGATCAGGTATATTAGAAATTATATTAGGAGTTGGCTTATTTGTTCCGGGTTATAAACAGTGGGCAGCCTTTGGTATATTTCTTCTAATGATTGCTTTTTTGCCCCTGCATGTCATAGATGTTTTTGCGGCAAATCCTGCCGTTGGTAGCAAGTCGGCTGCTTATATTCGTTTGCCAGTGCAGTTTGTCTTTATTGCCTGGGCTTGGTGGGTATGGAAAGATACTAAAAAGTAA
- a CDS encoding glycoside hydrolase family 3 N-terminal domain-containing protein yields the protein MSKNKKNRLFPTLCLICALPLFWYCGNGAGKHTTRTLPVDVMQKKWVDSVFNKLTPKERLGQLFMVAANTTLIDTHKVSVAKLIRQQHVGGVIFMRGYAHKQLTWTNYFQKQAKTPLMVAMDAEWGLGMRLKNMMSFPFQMTLGAIQEDTLIYQMGAQIAQQMKRLGTHINFAPVVDVNINPKNPVIGYRSFSENRETVARKGVAYMKGLQDNGIQANAKHFPGHGDTGTDSHFALPVIKHDTNRLDSIELYPFKALIKHGVKSMMVAHLNLPAYDSAQNRPTTLSKNVVTKLLKEKLGYQGLIFTDALNMKAVTNFYKPGEVDLQALIAGNDVLLAPENVKKAIEVIQKGILQKKISQTAIDQKVKKVLAFKYSLKLNKKPAPLSLKNLYRDLRSPAAKALQRKLYQKALTIVKNKDRLLPFRRLDTLTFASVNIGKSRKTDMEQILNNYASFTHFHINALKARKWNYNVVLNKAKKHKVVIVSIHDLRKHGNRGKYGLNKNAIDFIKQLERHTKVIINVLGTAYSLQHFEKSEYLTCAYEDNKITRSLVPQMLFGAFGVNGRLPVSAGKLLKEGAGVTTQSLKRLAYGIPAEVQMNKDSLRKIDVLLTKAIKKGEMPGCQVIVARKGKVVWHKAYGHQTYARRVKITLESIYDIASITKVAGTLPAIMCLYEKDSLKLDAKVVQYLKELKNTNKDQMTVREVLTHQAGLLPYLPYWKRTLTHTKTLSPTYYRYRKSPAFPLQVAQGIYGKASLEDSLWKWSIDTKLRKKKNDTASYDYTYSDLSFYTLKRLAEHQLKQPIEKHLHQHLYKTLGVSTLGYTPLQRFKPARLVPTEYDRYFRRKIIRGTVHDQGAAMHGGVAGHAGLFSNVNDLAKYLQMHLQKGEYGGIRYFEAATIDTFTRAHFAGNRRGLGWDKKPEKPYSYTPSLFSQASYGHSGFTGCVVWADPKEEVLVVFLSNRIYPSAENKKLIINHTRHKLLDQVFRAIVQKKSN from the coding sequence ATGTCAAAAAACAAAAAAAACCGACTGTTTCCTACCTTATGTCTAATATGTGCCTTGCCCCTGTTTTGGTATTGTGGCAATGGTGCTGGCAAACACACTACCCGCACGCTGCCTGTAGATGTGATGCAAAAAAAATGGGTAGACAGTGTTTTTAACAAGCTTACCCCTAAAGAGCGTTTGGGGCAATTGTTTATGGTGGCAGCCAATACCACGCTCATTGACACCCACAAAGTAAGTGTGGCAAAGCTGATCAGGCAACAACACGTTGGTGGAGTTATTTTTATGCGGGGTTATGCTCATAAGCAACTTACCTGGACTAATTACTTTCAGAAACAGGCCAAAACACCTTTGATGGTGGCAATGGATGCCGAATGGGGGCTGGGCATGCGCCTCAAAAATATGATGAGTTTTCCTTTTCAAATGACACTGGGGGCTATTCAAGAAGATACGCTTATTTATCAGATGGGGGCACAAATAGCCCAACAGATGAAACGCCTTGGTACTCATATCAACTTTGCGCCAGTGGTAGATGTAAACATTAACCCCAAAAACCCTGTGATTGGTTACCGGTCGTTTAGCGAAAACCGCGAAACAGTAGCTCGCAAAGGAGTGGCTTATATGAAAGGGCTGCAAGACAATGGTATTCAGGCAAACGCCAAACATTTTCCGGGGCACGGCGATACAGGTACCGACTCCCATTTTGCCCTGCCAGTGATCAAACATGACACCAATCGCCTAGATAGCATAGAATTATATCCTTTCAAGGCTTTGATCAAACATGGAGTAAAAAGCATGATGGTGGCTCACTTGAATTTACCCGCTTACGATTCGGCACAAAACCGCCCTACTACGCTCTCTAAAAATGTAGTAACTAAATTATTGAAAGAAAAACTGGGCTACCAAGGGCTTATTTTTACCGATGCTTTGAACATGAAGGCAGTTACTAATTTTTACAAGCCCGGCGAGGTAGACCTTCAGGCGCTCATTGCAGGCAATGATGTATTGCTCGCTCCTGAGAATGTAAAAAAAGCCATTGAAGTAATTCAAAAAGGAATTTTGCAAAAGAAAATAAGCCAAACCGCTATAGACCAAAAGGTAAAAAAAGTGCTGGCTTTTAAATACTCACTTAAGCTCAATAAAAAACCTGCCCCGCTTTCGCTGAAAAATCTGTACCGCGATTTGCGCTCACCTGCTGCCAAGGCATTGCAACGCAAGTTGTATCAAAAGGCCTTGACCATAGTCAAAAACAAAGATCGTCTACTCCCTTTTCGTCGTTTAGACACCCTCACTTTTGCCTCAGTAAATATTGGCAAAAGCCGCAAAACCGATATGGAACAAATATTAAATAACTACGCTTCCTTTACCCATTTTCACATCAATGCTTTGAAAGCCCGCAAATGGAACTACAATGTGGTGCTCAATAAAGCGAAAAAACACAAAGTGGTCATTGTCAGCATCCACGATTTGCGTAAGCACGGCAATCGGGGTAAATATGGGCTAAACAAAAATGCCATAGACTTTATCAAGCAGTTAGAACGACACACCAAGGTGATCATTAACGTGTTGGGCACCGCCTATAGCTTGCAACACTTCGAAAAGTCTGAGTACTTGACTTGTGCCTACGAAGACAACAAAATTACAAGAAGCCTGGTGCCTCAAATGTTGTTTGGGGCATTTGGGGTCAATGGACGTTTGCCTGTATCGGCGGGTAAATTGCTCAAAGAAGGGGCTGGTGTAACTACCCAAAGCCTTAAGAGACTCGCGTATGGCATTCCGGCAGAAGTACAAATGAATAAAGACTCTTTAAGAAAAATAGATGTCTTGCTTACAAAAGCCATCAAAAAAGGCGAAATGCCGGGTTGTCAAGTAATAGTTGCACGCAAAGGTAAAGTAGTGTGGCACAAAGCTTACGGGCATCAGACTTACGCTCGTCGGGTAAAAATCACCCTGGAATCTATTTACGACATTGCCTCTATCACTAAAGTAGCGGGTACTTTGCCTGCTATTATGTGCTTGTACGAAAAAGACTCGCTAAAACTGGATGCCAAGGTAGTACAGTATCTAAAAGAACTAAAAAACACGAATAAAGACCAAATGACTGTACGTGAAGTATTGACCCACCAGGCAGGCTTGTTGCCTTATTTGCCTTACTGGAAACGTACTCTTACCCATACCAAAACATTGAGTCCTACCTATTATCGTTACCGCAAAAGCCCTGCTTTTCCTTTGCAGGTAGCCCAGGGAATTTATGGCAAGGCAAGCCTCGAAGATAGCCTTTGGAAATGGAGCATTGATACCAAACTACGTAAAAAGAAAAATGATACCGCAAGCTATGACTATACTTATAGTGATTTGAGTTTTTATACGCTCAAGCGCCTTGCCGAGCACCAACTTAAGCAACCTATAGAAAAACACCTGCACCAACACTTATACAAGACCTTGGGAGTGAGCACTCTAGGCTATACCCCTTTGCAAAGGTTTAAGCCTGCTCGATTGGTACCTACCGAATATGACCGCTATTTTAGACGAAAAATTATACGAGGTACGGTGCACGACCAAGGTGCCGCCATGCACGGAGGGGTTGCGGGACACGCAGGGCTGTTTTCTAATGTAAATGACCTTGCCAAGTATTTACAAATGCACTTGCAAAAGGGCGAATATGGGGGCATTCGCTACTTTGAAGCTGCCACCATTGATACTTTTACCCGGGCACATTTTGCGGGGAACCGCCGAGGGTTGGGCTGGGACAAAAAACCAGAAAAACCCTACTCGTATACGCCCAGCCTGTTTTCACAAGCTTCTTATGGGCACTCTGGCTTTACGGGTTGTGTGGTGTGGGCAGACCCCAAAGAGGAGGTATTGGTAGTGTTTTTATCCAACCGTATTTACCCTTCGGCAGAGAACAAAAAGTTGATTATAAACCATACCCGACACAAATTGTTAGACCAGGTGTTTAGGGCAATTGTGCAGAAAAAGAGTAATTAA